The sequence GCGCGGGTGTTGTCGGCCGCCAGCGAACCGGGCGCGCCGCCGGCCCGCAGCGGCACCCCGAGCAGTCCGGCCGCGACCCGGGCCACCCAGGGGCCGAGCAGGGCGACCGCCGTCAGGAAGCACATCACCACGCCCAGCGCGGTGTTGGCGGCGTCGGTGCCGTTCAGCCCGGCGGCGACCCCGGCGAGCACGGTGCCGCCGACGGCGAACAGCAGGCCCAGGCCGGTGCGGATCCACCCCGGCCGGGACGGTTCGACGGCGGCCGCGCCCAGCGCCTGGCTCGCCCGCATCCGGGCCGGGCGGCGGGCCGCGAAGAAGCCGGCCGCGAGCGCCGCGAGCGTGCACAGCACCACCGCCGCGAGCATCGGCAGCGCTCCGACGGACAGTTCGACGGCGGCGGGGACGGCCCCGCGCTCCACCATCCCGTCGAACCACCAGCGGGCCAGACCGAGGCCGGGCAGGATGCCGCTCGCGGCGGCGAGCGGCGCGACCAGCATCGCCTCGGTGGCGATGGTGCGGCGGATCTGCCGGGGCGTGGCGCCGACGGCGCGCAGCAGCGCGAACTCACGGGCGCGCTGGCCGGTGGCGAGCGCGACGGTGGAGACCACCACGAAGACGGCGGTCATGGTGGCGACGCCGCCGAACGAGCCGCCGATCCCGGCCAGCGCCTCGCGCGCGCCGGCGAGCTCCGGCTGCTCGACGGTGCCCCGGTCCCGGCCGGTCCGCACCTCGGCGGCACCACCGACGGCCGCCCCGACCTGGGCGGCGAGGTCCTCGGCGGCCAGCCCCCCGCGCGGCTGGACGGCGATCGCGTCCACCCGGCCGGGGTGGCCGGAGAGCCGGTCGGCCTGCTGGTCGGCGAACCAGGCCGTGGGTCCGGCCGACTGCGGGGCCGCGAGGCCGGAGATCCGGTAGCTCCCGCCGCCGCCCGGCGCGGTGAGCGCCACGGTACTGCCGGGGGCCAGCTGCGCGGCGCGCGCGGTGTCGGCGTCGAGCACGACCTCGCCGGCGCCGGGGGCGCGGCCCTCGAGCAGGCGGTCCTGCGGGCCGGCGATGCCGAGCGCGGCGAAGCCCCGGCCGGTGAGCTGCCTCTGACCGGTGGACTGCCCCTGGCCGGTGACCTGCCCCTGACCGGTGACCGGCGACGGCCCGCCCTGCACCGGGAACGCGCTGTCCGGGCGGGCCGCGGCCACCCCCGGCAGCGCGGCGATCCGCGCGGTCAGTGCCGCGTCCACCCGGGCCCGGTCGGGGAGGGGCTGCTCCTCGGTGTCGGTGTCGTCGCCCTGCCGGAAGGTGATGCCGACGGTCTGGTCGGCGGCCACCACCACGGGGGCGTCCGCGTACCGGCCGGCCGGCACCGAGGCCGTGATGCCGGTCTGCAGCAGGGTGCCGCAGGCCGTGATCACGGCGGCGGCGAAGAACAGGGCGACGAAGGTCCCGACGAAGGAGGCAGGACGGAAGCGCACCGAGGCGCGGGCGAGTCCGTTGCTCATGCCGCCGCCCCCAGCGGGCGCGCGGTCAGCGACACCATCCGGTCGGCCACCGTCTTCGGGTCCGGCCGGTAGAGCTCGTCGGCGAGGGCCCCGTCGGCCAGGAACACCACCCGGTCGGCGAACGAGGCCGCCACCGGGTCGTGGGTCACCATCACGACGGTGGCTCCCATGGTGTCGACCGCGGTCCGCAGCAGGCCGAGCACCTCGTGCGCGGTACGGGTGTCCAGCGCGCCGGTCGGCTCGTCCGCGAACACCACGTCCGGATCGGTGATCAGCGCCCGGGCGATCGCCACCCGCTGCTGCTGGCCGCCGGACAGCTGCCCCGGCCGACGCCCGGCGTGCTCCCCGAGGCCGACCCGGGCCAGCAGCTCCCGGGCCCGGGAGCGGTCCTGGCGCTCGCCGGCGAGACGCAGCGGGAGCAGCACGTTCTGCAGCACCGTCAGCGAGGGCAGCAGGTTGAAGGACTGGAAGACGAAACCGATCCGGCCGCGGCGCAGCTTGGTCAGCCGGTCCTCGCTCAGCCGGGTGATCTCCTCACCGCCCAGGTGGACCTCGCCGGCGGTCGGGCGGTCCAGGCCAGCCGCGCACTGCAGGAAGGTGCTCTTGCCGGAGCCGGAGGGGCCCATCACGGCGGTGAACGTGCCCCGGCCGAGCGCCAGGTCGATGCCGCGCAGGGCGTGCACCGCCTCGGCGCCCCGGCCGTAGCTGCGCCGGACGCCCCGCAGTTCGATCGCGGCGGGCGCGGCGGGCGCGGCGTTCCCGTGGAACGCGGCGGGCTGGCCGGTGGGCTCGGGCCGGAGGCGGGAACGGCGGGGTGACATGGTGGGCCTTCCTTCGTGGATCGTCGCCGGTGGTCGACGTGTTCCAGGCTAGGAAGGCGGGGTGCGGCGGACCATGGAGGCCACCGGCGGACGTGGGGTGGGGTTATCCCCCCCGGCCGCCCGGGGGTGGATCCGAACCCCGGATCCGAACCCCCGGTCCACCGGCAGTACCTGGGCCGTTCGGTACCGACCCCGCGACTCCGTGACGTCGGATCAGATCTCCTCCCCCGGCACGCCCTCGTAGGCGACGCGCAGCTCCGCGACGGCCGGGTGGGCCGGGTCGAAGGAGGTGCTGTCGATCGCCGCGATCGGGCGGACGCCCGCGCCCGCGTTGACGGCGACGGCGGCGACGAAGCCCTCCAGGCCGTCCGGGGCGAGCGCCTCGTGCCGCTGCGGGCCCCGGTGGGCGCGGGCGAGCAGTGCGGCGGTGACTCCGGGCAGCGCGGCATCGGTGTCCGGCCAGACCAGCGCGCGGCCGTCGTGCAGCGCGAGGTTCCAGGTGGCACCCTCGGCGAGGCGGCCGGCACCGTCCAGCAGCAGGGCGTCGTCGTAGCCGTCGAGTTGGGCGAGCCGGCGCTGGTGGAGCAGGCCGAACAGGCCCACGTGCTTCACCTCCGGCAGCTCGCGCCGGTACGCGGTGGTGCGGACCCGCAGCGGGCCGGGTGCGGCGGCCGGCGCGGGGCGGGTGGTGACCAGCAGACGGGGCGCGGCGGGGGCGGCCGGGCGTTCCAGGCCGAGCGCCGGGTCGAACACGGTCACCCGGACGATCACCGGCGCGCCGTCGGCGGGGAGCACCCGGCGGAT comes from Streptomyces sp. TLI_053 and encodes:
- a CDS encoding FtsX-like permease family protein; its protein translation is MSNGLARASVRFRPASFVGTFVALFFAAAVITACGTLLQTGITASVPAGRYADAPVVVAADQTVGITFRQGDDTDTEEQPLPDRARVDAALTARIAALPGVAAARPDSAFPVQGGPSPVTGQGQVTGQGQSTGQRQLTGRGFAALGIAGPQDRLLEGRAPGAGEVVLDADTARAAQLAPGSTVALTAPGGGGSYRISGLAAPQSAGPTAWFADQQADRLSGHPGRVDAIAVQPRGGLAAEDLAAQVGAAVGGAAEVRTGRDRGTVEQPELAGAREALAGIGGSFGGVATMTAVFVVVSTVALATGQRAREFALLRAVGATPRQIRRTIATEAMLVAPLAAASGILPGLGLARWWFDGMVERGAVPAAVELSVGALPMLAAVVLCTLAALAAGFFAARRPARMRASQALGAAAVEPSRPGWIRTGLGLLFAVGGTVLAGVAAGLNGTDAANTALGVVMCFLTAVALLGPWVARVAAGLLGVPLRAGGAPGSLAADNTRANARRLASAITPIAMVTAFCGTLLFMQSTVRHESGEQVRAGLTADHVLGSTGPGLPAAVPGVAAGAGAAAAAGTPGVVERAAAVPGVEAAVGVLRTGVVHRDGHDLDSVTALGVTGDPSRLPRVLDLDVRTGALADLGRAPDTVALDAALASALGAEVGERVPLWLGDGTETRPLVVATYGRGLGFGQVLLPRAAVAEHVTSAYDQQVLVADAPGADRAAVARALAGLGVPGMTVTDRAGFAAQADKDQEMGAWANAVMAGVLGGFAAVTAANTLVMTVLDRRREVALLRLAGTTRGQVRHMMRWEALLVAATGLGVGAVIAWVTLVPITRGLTGATPYVPPGTALPLAAGAVALCLAATALPARALLRSRPIAMGGGKQ
- a CDS encoding ABC transporter ATP-binding protein translates to MSPRRSRLRPEPTGQPAAFHGNAAPAAPAAIELRGVRRSYGRGAEAVHALRGIDLALGRGTFTAVMGPSGSGKSTFLQCAAGLDRPTAGEVHLGGEEITRLSEDRLTKLRRGRIGFVFQSFNLLPSLTVLQNVLLPLRLAGERQDRSRARELLARVGLGEHAGRRPGQLSGGQQQRVAIARALITDPDVVFADEPTGALDTRTAHEVLGLLRTAVDTMGATVVMVTHDPVAASFADRVVFLADGALADELYRPDPKTVADRMVSLTARPLGAAA
- a CDS encoding aminotransferase class IV, whose translation is MAEIEIDGGPADPARLAALGLLNYGHFTTLRAESGRARGLTLHLDRLVRDCRTVFGAELDPVEVRARIRRVLPADGAPVIVRVTVFDPALGLERPAAPAAPRLLVTTRPAPAAAPGPLRVRTTAYRRELPEVKHVGLFGLLHQRRLAQLDGYDDALLLDGAGRLAEGATWNLALHDGRALVWPDTDAALPGVTAALLARAHRGPQRHEALAPDGLEGFVAAVAVNAGAGVRPIAAIDSTSFDPAHPAVAELRVAYEGVPGEEI